Below is a genomic region from Elusimicrobiota bacterium.
ACAAAAAAAAGTACGCGGGGCGCAAATGGCCCCCTTCAAAGAATACATCCTTTGTATCCTCTGGCACCGGTTCGCGGGTGAACCGGATCTCTTCATGTCAAAACTCGGCGCGGTGGAACTTCACCGCTGTTCAGGGCTCAAGTATACCAAACGAAAAAAAATTGTCAACACTTTTTTCAATTTATTTTTCACAATGGGAAGTGTCGGATCCGCGAGCGCCCAAAGCGGGACTTTTCCGACGGAGAAGAACGTGAATCTCTCGCATTCCACCGCCCCGTCCCGGCGCGGCCCGATCGCCGGGCTGGACCGTCCCTTGGGGCTTCTGACCTTGGCCGGCGTGGCCGTTTTCCTTTCCGGGGCCCGGGCGGCGTATTGGCCGCTCATCGCCGCCGGTCTTTTCTTTCTCGCCGCCTTCGTCGACAGCGCGCCGAACCCGGGGACGCGCACCGACGGAAGAAACCGCCGGGTCGCCGCCTTTTTTCTCTGGACCGTGCTGGCCTGGGGGGTTTCCCTCTGCCCTCCGGCGGGAACCGAGAGCGTTCTGAAAGTCGGAATTTTTCTCGCCTTCGGCTGGCTCGCTTCACGCTGGAACGACGATCACCGGCGGTTCTTCAAGATTTTGGTCTTGGCGGGCGCCCTGGCTTACAGCGCCGGAGCGGTATTGGGAACATTTTTTCCTTCGCTCACCGATGCCGGCCTTCCCCGCAACCCCCAATACAAATCCTTCTGGTTGGTCGCCGGAACCTTAATGGTTCTGCCCGACGCCCTCGGTCTTTCCGGGGCCAAGCCCCAAAAGGCTTCCGGCGTTGCGCGTCGCGCGGCGGGATGGATTCTTCCGGCCTTTTTTCTCCTCGGACTTTTGTTGTTTCGTTCCCGGAGCGGCCTCATCGCGGTGTCCGTCGGCGCCGGCGCCTTGATCCACCGTCGGTGGGGCGCCCGCGGTCTTCTCTGGTTTGTCCTTTCTTTGGCGGCCGCGGCGGTCTTGGCGCCGGTCTCCCGGACGGCGGCGGTCTTGAAAACCATGGACCCCTTCGGTTGGTCCCGCCTGGCCATTTGGAAAGCGGCGGCGGCGGGCGTCCTGGACCGTCCGCTATTCGGCTGGGGGCCCGGCCTCTTCGCCCGCCTTTACGGCGCCCACCGAGGCCCTTTTCCCCATCAATGGATTCGCTTCGATCACGACCATTCCTTCGCCCACAACGATTTCCTTCAATTGGCCGCGGAATACGGCCTTCCGGCGCTCCTTCTGGCGGGGGCGGCTTTCGGGCCGGCGCTGACGAGGGCCCGACGAGCGGCGGATCCGACTCGCTGGGCCCTGCTGTTGTCCGCCGCGGTGTTTTGCGTGTTCAATTTTCCTTTTTATTCCCCGGTTAACCTCCTGTTGGCCGCCGGCGTATTCTTTGGACTTTCCCCGGAACCGGATCGGTTTTCCCCACCGGTCGGGCGCGATCGGGCGCTTTGGCGCGCCGCCTTCGCCGTTCTCGGCGGGATCGCCCTCGGCGCGTTTATCGCCGCCCGGTCGGACCGTGGGGGTTTCGTTTTCACCAAAGCGCAATTGGAGAACCGGCTGAACCGGGCGGATGCCTTGGTGCACCCGCCGGTCGGCGGGACATCGGACCCCGCCGAAGCGGAGGCCCTTCTCCGGGAGGTGCTCCGGCGTTGGCCCGACCATCCCGAGGCGGGTCACGCCCTGGGCCATTTGTTGATTGAACACCGCGCTCCCCCGAAGCTTGAAGAAGGCCTCCCCTGGCTGACCCGGGCGTCAATTCTCCAACCCACCCGGGCGACTTGGTGGATGGAGTTGTCCGGGGCCCAGGCGACCCTGGGCCGCTGGCCCGACGCCTTGGAATCGGCGCAAAACGCCCTGCGACTGGAACCGGAATACGCCGATGCTCAATGGATGATCGCCCGGGCGTTGACCCGGATCGGCGACCCCGCCGAGGCGGAGCGATTTCTGGCTCCCCTGCGGGCCCTGCCCCCCGAAGATTCCGCCTCCCTTTCCGGGTACGGCCGGACCATCGCCCACCGGGATCGCGACGCCTATTTGCTCGAATCCGCCTACGCCCAACTGAGGCTCCACAACCCCACCGCGGCGCTGACGTTCCTGTCCGAACGCACCGCTCCTCCATCGGCGGAATCCCTGGCGCTTGCCGTCGGCGCTTACTTGGCTCGCCGGGACCGCCCCTCCGCCCGCCGACTCTGGAACGACCTTCGAAAGGGGTTCCCGGAAAGTCCGGCTGTTAAATTGCTGGCGGAGGCTTTCGAAGCCGTCAATGGGAAGGCCCCAAAAGGTAAAATACGAGCCACCCCATGATCGCCAGGACCCCCACCCCGCTGGAAGGACTTTTAATCCTGGAACCCCGCGTGCACCGGGACCCCCGGGGGTATTTTTTCGAGGCGTACAACGAAAGGGATTTTAGAGAAGCGGGGCTACCGACCGATTTCGTTCAAGACAACGTGAGCGTTTCGGTCAAGGGAACCCTTCGGGGACTTCATTTTCAGCGGGCGCCCCACGCCCAGGGGAAACTGGTTCGGGTCCTGTCGGGATCCGTCTTCGACGTGGCCGTGGACATGCGGCCGTCTTCGGCCACGTTTGGAAAATGGTTCGGGTTGGAGTTGTCTGACGAAAACGGCCGGGCCCTCTACCTTCCTCCGGGCTTCGCCCACGGGTTTCTGGCCGCCGCCGAGCGGACCCTTTTTCATTACAAAGTAACGACCCTCTATCGGCCCGGCGCCGAGGCAACCTTGAGGTGGGACGACCCGACGGTGAATGTTCAATGGCCCACCGCGGCGCCCCCGATCCTATCCGAAAAAGACGCCGGCGGTCTCCCCTGGGCCGAGGCCATCCGGCACTTGGCCGTCTAAGGGCCCCGCCTGCCGCCCGAGGGCCTCCTATTATCCAAAAAAGATCGGCGCGGCCTCCTTTGGAATGAGGCGCGTCGTTGCCTTTCTCAGAGCCAATAGCCGGAGGTTTTATTTCCAGCCGGAAAAGTCGGCCGGGGGCTGTCGAATGATCGGTCCGGCCGCGATTCGAGAGAAAATCCCGACTCCGAAAGATCCATGGCACGAACGGAAAATCAACCCGAATCCGCCTAACAAATCCCCACCCTCCCCCGACGATCAACCGAAAGGCGATTATTTTCGAGTGAGGCGATACAAATAATACGACTCGTCGGCCACGATGGCGCCGTTGAATTCGGCTAATTTCCTGATATTGAAGGACGAACTTAGCCATTCAACCTTTGGCGAATCCAGGGGATAACTCAGAACAAGCAAAATTGGATACCCCGTTGCCTCGCTCATTTTCTCAAGCACACGCACCGCGACCGCCGGGCTCTGCGGTTTTTCCCGGTATTCGTTCCAATGAATGAAACTTCCGATCGTATCGGTATTTAGATAATAAATTTTCCGGCCCAGATACGCGGACAACGGGGACACAAGATAATCTCGGCTTCCCGCAATGGGCCAATTCCTCCACTCCCCGCGCAGAATGAATTCAGCCGCTTCGGCGCTCCTTGAAAATGGAAAGAACAAGTCACGGGCGTAGGCAAACGCCCCCCCAATGACGTGCAAAGAAAGCAACACCGTCAGCACCCTCCCCCGCGGCCGGGCGCCGGACCCGAAAGACAACCAAAGGGCAGCGACCAGCACCACGAAGAGGTGGCCGCAATGCCGGACGGTTACTCCGAGGTAAGAAAACACCATCAACTGAAACACTAGAATTCCCCCGATCCCGAGGAGGAAAAAGACGATCGCGGAGGGGTCTCGCCATTCCGACACCAAACAGACGAGGATCGCCAAAACGGAGGCGCCAGCCAACCAGCCGCCAGTAGGGTCAAATTGAATAAAAAAATTCGACGACCACCCTTGAACGATGATTATATTTGGAAGGGGGAGGAGACCGGTCGCCAACAACTTTAGGCATATCAGGGGAGCGCCCCAATTGATGTGTTCGGAATAAATTAATTTCATGTGCGCCCCCGCGTCCGCCGGGGGTCGGATTTGCACGAAAAACAAAATCATTCCCAACCCAACGATCAGCAAGAACAACCCTTCGTCCGCTATCCGGGCCAGCTTTCCTCCCGAAATTCCGAAGCGGGGAAATCGATTGGCAAACACGGTTCCGGTAAAAGCGAGCGCGATGATCGCTCCGAAAACGCTCGTGTTCGCCAGGAGCGCCAATAGAAATCCAATCGGCCAGAGCCGCCGTGCAGAACGGAGCAACATAAAACACACTCCGAAAACGATCGGCAATTCCAGAACGTATCCACGGGAAACGACGGCGAATTCATAAAAAACAAAGTAGCCAAATGAAAACAAAACTTTATGGAGATTCGAAAAGGGGGAAAAACGAGCGAATAAAAACACCCCGAGCGTTGCTGCCCCAAGATGAACCAACTGCATGGAATGCGGGTTGGACGTGACCCTTGTCAAAAAATAGAGCACCGTGTGCCACAACCCGGGATGTCCCTCGTACCGGAGGTTTCGGAAAAGTTCGCCCAACGATCGACTGTCGCGCGCCAATAGCCAAGCCTGGAGCTCATCCCTCCACATCTCATGCCGCAAAACACCGATTAGCCCGAGGGTGAAATAGAGGCTGGAAATCAGGATTCCGCTTTGGAAGGGTTCGTTGGGGAGGAAGGATCGGCCTCGGAATTGCAAAGAATTCGAGAGCATTAAGAACGAGGGGGGCGGGACATGCGGTGGAGGAGCGCGAGGCGGGCGCGGATTTGGGCCGGGGTCACGGTGAGCAGCCGGTCCAGGGAAAATTTCTCGACGGTGAAGCTCGCCATGACCGTGCCGTGGAACAAGGCGTTGTGAAGGGTGGTTTCGTCCAGCCGGTTGCCGTTCCGGTTGATGTAGCCCATGAATCCTCCGGCGAAGGTGTCGCCGGCGCCCGTGGGGTCAAAGACCTCTTCCAACGGATAGGCCGGCGCCGAGGACACGCGCCGTTCCGAGAAAAGCAGGGCGCCGTGCTCCCCCTTTTTCACCACCACGTAGCGGGGGCCCCAGGACCGGATCAATTTTCCCGCTTGAATAAGACTGGGTTTCCCCGACAACTGGCGGGCCTCCCCGTCGTTCAAAATCAAAATATCGATTTCTTTGCAGAGAGCCTTCAGGCGGTCGGGCTTGGTCGAAATCCACAAATTCATGGTGTCCGCGGCAACGACCTTCGGCCGGTGAACCTGGCGGAGAACCCGCATTTGCAGGTCCGGGTCGATGTTGGCCAGAAACACGGCGTCGGTGGCGCGGAAAGATTCGGGCAGGATGGGGACGAATT
It encodes:
- the rfbC gene encoding dTDP-4-dehydrorhamnose 3,5-epimerase, which gives rise to MIARTPTPLEGLLILEPRVHRDPRGYFFEAYNERDFREAGLPTDFVQDNVSVSVKGTLRGLHFQRAPHAQGKLVRVLSGSVFDVAVDMRPSSATFGKWFGLELSDENGRALYLPPGFAHGFLAAAERTLFHYKVTTLYRPGAEATLRWDDPTVNVQWPTAAPPILSEKDAGGLPWAEAIRHLAV
- a CDS encoding O-antigen ligase family protein, producing the protein MNLSHSTAPSRRGPIAGLDRPLGLLTLAGVAVFLSGARAAYWPLIAAGLFFLAAFVDSAPNPGTRTDGRNRRVAAFFLWTVLAWGVSLCPPAGTESVLKVGIFLAFGWLASRWNDDHRRFFKILVLAGALAYSAGAVLGTFFPSLTDAGLPRNPQYKSFWLVAGTLMVLPDALGLSGAKPQKASGVARRAAGWILPAFFLLGLLLFRSRSGLIAVSVGAGALIHRRWGARGLLWFVLSLAAAAVLAPVSRTAAVLKTMDPFGWSRLAIWKAAAAGVLDRPLFGWGPGLFARLYGAHRGPFPHQWIRFDHDHSFAHNDFLQLAAEYGLPALLLAGAAFGPALTRARRAADPTRWALLLSAAVFCVFNFPFYSPVNLLLAAGVFFGLSPEPDRFSPPVGRDRALWRAAFAVLGGIALGAFIAARSDRGGFVFTKAQLENRLNRADALVHPPVGGTSDPAEAEALLREVLRRWPDHPEAGHALGHLLIEHRAPPKLEEGLPWLTRASILQPTRATWWMELSGAQATLGRWPDALESAQNALRLEPEYADAQWMIARALTRIGDPAEAERFLAPLRALPPEDSASLSGYGRTIAHRDRDAYLLESAYAQLRLHNPTAALTFLSERTAPPSAESLALAVGAYLARRDRPSARRLWNDLRKGFPESPAVKLLAEAFEAVNGKAPKGKIRATP
- a CDS encoding sugar kinase, encoding MSVLVVGSVALDSVKTPFGQRADALGGSAVYFSYSASFSTDVRLVGVVGRDFPTKHLDLLRRRRIDLSGLQIADGETFRWSGFYEYDLNEAKTLDTRLNVFEKFVPILPESFRATDAVFLANIDPDLQMRVLRQVHRPKVVAADTMNLWISTKPDRLKALCKEIDILILNDGEARQLSGKPSLIQAGKLIRSWGPRYVVVKKGEHGALLFSERRVSSAPAYPLEEVFDPTGAGDTFAGGFMGYINRNGNRLDETTLHNALFHGTVMASFTVEKFSLDRLLTVTPAQIRARLALLHRMSRPPRS